In Lacibacter sp. H375, one DNA window encodes the following:
- a CDS encoding sodium:solute symporter family transporter, whose translation MNSLSGLDILIFVFYFILVAGYGYWVYNRKKKATISASHDYFLAEGSLTWWAIGASLIASNISAEQFIGMSGNGYFVGIAVAAYEWIAALALIIIAVWFMPVYLKNKIYTMPQFLKTRYNETVSLIMAIFWLFLYVFVNLTSILYLGAIAISGLIGPEYLHTVMIALAVFSLIITLGGMKVIGYTDVIQVAVLIIGGFATIYFALTIVSEKFGLGRDAMAGFKTLMDQAPDHFHMILDKPTAASSQEDVNKYLILPGIAMYFAGQWIVNLNYWGCNQYITQRALGADLDTARKGILFAGFLKLLMPIIVMLPGIAAYVLHKNGHLEGLRGMDDAYSAILGFLPSGLKGLAIAALTAAIVASLAGKLNSIGTIFTLDIYLKYFRKKPATDPHAPAMDAAPVPVYNEGEEKNMVWVGRMAALVSIVLAVIFEWKDMLGISGEGGFTFIQKYTGFISPGVFAMFILGMFWKRTTGAAAVAGLITGFVMAIFFNSFAVSVFGHETLMYTAFKNNDGVYEIPFLINMGWAFFITMAVMIGISLTGPKVNPKAFELDKSMFKLKPSVIAMIVFTLLILTALYVKFW comes from the coding sequence ATGAACAGTTTATCAGGCTTAGACATTCTCATCTTTGTGTTTTATTTTATTCTTGTTGCCGGTTACGGTTACTGGGTATACAATAGAAAAAAGAAAGCCACCATCTCCGCATCGCATGATTACTTTTTAGCTGAAGGTTCACTTACATGGTGGGCAATCGGTGCGTCGTTAATTGCCTCTAATATTTCTGCAGAGCAATTTATCGGCATGAGTGGCAACGGTTATTTTGTTGGTATTGCTGTTGCAGCTTACGAATGGATCGCTGCTCTTGCATTGATCATCATTGCTGTCTGGTTCATGCCCGTGTATTTAAAGAACAAGATCTACACCATGCCTCAGTTCTTAAAAACGAGGTATAACGAAACGGTGTCGCTCATCATGGCCATCTTCTGGTTGTTCTTATACGTGTTTGTAAACCTTACTTCAATCTTGTATTTAGGTGCAATCGCTATCAGCGGATTGATCGGACCTGAATATTTACACACAGTAATGATCGCACTCGCTGTATTCTCACTCATCATTACATTGGGTGGTATGAAGGTGATCGGTTACACGGATGTTATACAGGTAGCTGTCTTGATCATTGGTGGTTTTGCAACAATTTATTTTGCATTAACCATCGTGAGTGAAAAGTTTGGTTTAGGAAGAGATGCAATGGCAGGTTTTAAAACATTAATGGATCAGGCTCCTGATCACTTCCACATGATCTTAGATAAGCCAACTGCTGCATCTTCGCAGGAAGATGTCAACAAGTATTTGATTCTCCCTGGTATTGCGATGTATTTCGCCGGTCAGTGGATCGTGAACCTGAACTACTGGGGTTGTAACCAATACATCACACAAAGAGCATTGGGTGCCGATCTGGATACTGCACGTAAAGGAATTTTATTTGCAGGTTTCTTGAAATTGCTCATGCCGATCATTGTAATGTTACCCGGTATTGCTGCATATGTATTGCACAAGAACGGTCACCTAGAAGGATTGAGAGGAATGGATGATGCCTACTCTGCAATTCTTGGTTTCTTACCATCAGGATTAAAAGGATTGGCAATCGCTGCATTAACAGCAGCTATTGTTGCATCACTTGCAGGTAAGCTCAACAGTATTGGTACCATCTTTACATTGGATATCTACTTAAAGTATTTCAGAAAGAAGCCTGCAACAGATCCACATGCTCCAGCAATGGATGCCGCTCCTGTCCCTGTTTATAATGAAGGTGAAGAAAAGAACATGGTGTGGGTTGGCAGAATGGCTGCACTGGTATCCATTGTTTTGGCTGTAATATTTGAATGGAAAGATATGCTTGGTATAAGTGGTGAGGGTGGCTTTACATTTATCCAGAAGTATACAGGCTTTATCAGCCCCGGTGTATTTGCCATGTTCATACTCGGTATGTTCTGGAAACGTACAACAGGTGCTGCGGCAGTTGCCGGTTTAATTACAGGTTTTGTAATGGCGATTTTCTTCAACAGCTTTGCAGTAAGCGTGTTTGGCCATGAAACATTGATGTATACCGCTTTCAAAAATAATGATGGTGTCTATGAAATTCCTTTCCTCATCAATATGGGATGGGCCTTCTTTATCACCATGGCTGTTATGATCGGTATCAGTCTTACAGGACCGAAGGTTAATCCAAAAGCATTTGAACTTGATAAATCAATGTTCAAGCTGAAACCTTCTGTTATTGCCATGATCGTATTTACATTGCTTATTCTTACAGCATTGTATGTGAAGTTCTGGTAA